In the genome of Desulfofarcimen acetoxidans DSM 771, one region contains:
- a CDS encoding reverse transcriptase domain-containing protein → MSPILANIYLHYTLDLWFERVVRKYCRREAYIVRYCDDFVCCFQYKIDAERFYLALIQRLKKFNLEIAEERTKIIEFGRFACTQCKKYGKTKPETFDFLGFTHYCSQGRNGQFRVKRKTSRKKFKASLLRIKEWIKIRRNWLIKYLMDELKVKLNGYYRYYGITDNSSMIDAFYYKTNLILFKWLNRRSHRKSFGWDKFNLFLQRHPIPKPKIYINIYHKKAGFGYVGK, encoded by the coding sequence GTGTCCCCAATATTGGCAAATATCTACTTGCATTATACGCTTGATTTGTGGTTTGAGAGAGTTGTACGTAAATATTGCCGCAGAGAAGCATATATAGTGAGGTACTGTGATGACTTTGTTTGTTGCTTCCAATACAAGATAGATGCGGAAAGATTTTATCTGGCATTAATTCAACGACTCAAGAAGTTCAACCTTGAGATTGCAGAAGAAAGGACAAAAATCATAGAATTTGGTCGATTTGCCTGCACGCAGTGCAAGAAATATGGCAAAACTAAACCCGAGACATTTGACTTTCTGGGTTTTACGCATTATTGCAGTCAAGGCAGAAACGGGCAATTTCGAGTAAAACGTAAAACGAGTCGGAAGAAATTTAAAGCAAGCCTCTTACGTATCAAAGAATGGATCAAGATTCGTAGAAACTGGCTAATTAAATATTTGATGGATGAATTGAAAGTAAAGCTAAATGGATATTATAGGTACTATGGCATTACGGATAACTCGTCAATGATTGATGCGTTTTATTATAAGACAAATCTAATCTTATTTAAATGGTTAAATCGAAGAAGTCATAGGAAAAGCTTTGGATGGGATAAATTTAATCTATTTCTTCAAAGACATCCAATTCCAAAACCGAAAATATACATAAATATATACCATAAGAAAGCGGGCTTTGGTTATGTAGGTAAATAA
- a CDS encoding ABC transporter ATP-binding protein, whose amino-acid sequence MPEKIIEFNNVSKKYGRQPALSNINLTLPRGKIIGLVGPNGSGKSTILKLIAGLVHPSSGSVKVNGREANRRIASEVSYLSELDVLYSFYTVAETISFNAGQFADFDINKAQEMVSFMQLDPNMKVKNLSKGNRGRLKIILSLARRAPLILMDEPLSGLDPLVRDSIIQSLISYLDLKQQTLIMTTHEVAEVEPLLDTAVAVKNGQIRNISEIDDIRSQQGQSLIDWMKQHLL is encoded by the coding sequence ATGCCTGAAAAAATAATAGAGTTTAATAACGTTTCCAAAAAATATGGCAGGCAGCCGGCCTTAAGCAATATAAATCTCACTCTGCCCCGGGGCAAAATAATTGGGCTGGTTGGACCTAACGGCAGCGGCAAGTCTACTATATTAAAACTAATCGCGGGTCTGGTTCATCCCAGCAGCGGTTCTGTAAAAGTAAATGGCAGAGAAGCTAATCGAAGGATTGCTTCAGAAGTATCTTATCTTTCGGAACTGGATGTTCTTTACAGCTTTTATACGGTAGCTGAAACAATAAGCTTTAATGCAGGCCAATTCGCCGATTTTGATATTAATAAAGCGCAGGAAATGGTTTCCTTTATGCAGTTGGATCCGAATATGAAAGTAAAAAATTTATCCAAAGGAAACAGGGGAAGACTAAAAATCATTTTGTCACTGGCCAGAAGAGCACCATTGATATTAATGGATGAACCGCTGTCGGGGCTGGATCCACTGGTGCGTGATTCCATTATTCAATCTCTGATTTCTTATCTTGACTTAAAACAGCAAACACTGATTATGACTACACATGAAGTAGCGGAAGTTGAACCCCTGTTGGATACGGCAGTAGCTGTAAAAAACGGCCAGATACGTAATATATCTGAGATTGATGATATCCGCAGTCAACAGGGACAGAGTTTAATTGACTGGATGAAACAGCATTTGCTTTAG
- a CDS encoding IS1634 family transposase has translation MYIREYITTNKKTGTKYTTHRLVESYQTEKGPRQRIVMHLGTLSLPKSEWRKLASVLEARLAGQTSLFPNDDEIEKVADSAMEHYEFNKIKKEDKLTRLHNRELITVDLQSVATTESRSLGPELVAHAIWEQLGINAILISCGFTPHQLALAKAVVIARLIAPSSDIESWRWLRNITALWELLQEDLGDIGKDAIYEIADKLLLHKDTIENSLREREAFLFPSETTVFLYDLTNTYFEGRCLNNNLAHKGKSKEHRSDCQLVTLALVVDAHGFPIHSQIYSGNQSEPQTLQDILGELYDQEQNLFSHLRPTIVMDRGIATKDNIQILKDKEYPYIVIERRATEKDYIKEFEQAKESFAKIDGCTDSDWLKISSKGSLSESVYVKKIDTEENCRVLCISEGRENKEISIDSLKEERFNQDISRLQGSVTKKTIRLAEKVSERIGRLKERYPSIAPHYNIVLEYDNEQKNVVNLTFKKKPTRTERSILTGCYVIETSHRELSAEEIWQLYMTLDRVEESFRALKTDLGFRPVHHQLAKRTEAHLFISVLAYHLLICIERKLRINGDKRRWSTIRKDLSTHQRTTVILIDENDTIHHIRVSGMPEKTHKDIYSLLNVKDPLKRQHHIVGLRL, from the coding sequence ATGTACATACGTGAATATATTACCACCAATAAAAAAACCGGAACTAAATATACAACTCATCGCCTAGTCGAATCTTACCAGACAGAGAAAGGTCCCCGTCAGCGCATTGTTATGCATTTAGGCACTCTTTCTTTGCCCAAATCTGAATGGCGCAAGCTCGCTTCAGTTCTTGAAGCCAGACTGGCAGGTCAAACTTCTTTATTTCCGAATGATGATGAAATAGAGAAAGTTGCTGATTCGGCAATGGAACATTATGAGTTTAATAAAATTAAGAAAGAAGACAAGCTTACAAGATTGCATAATCGCGAACTGATAACTGTTGATCTTCAAAGCGTGGCTACTACGGAGTCACGTTCACTTGGACCTGAGTTAGTTGCCCATGCTATATGGGAACAATTAGGCATTAATGCCATATTAATCTCTTGTGGTTTTACTCCGCATCAACTGGCACTGGCTAAAGCTGTAGTCATTGCTCGCTTAATTGCGCCCTCCAGCGATATTGAAAGCTGGAGATGGTTAAGGAATATAACCGCCCTTTGGGAACTATTACAGGAGGATCTCGGTGATATTGGGAAAGATGCTATATATGAAATAGCGGATAAACTCCTGTTACATAAAGATACTATCGAAAATTCTCTCAGAGAACGTGAAGCCTTTTTATTTCCCAGTGAAACAACCGTTTTTCTTTATGACTTAACCAATACATATTTTGAGGGGCGTTGTCTCAATAATAATTTGGCTCACAAAGGCAAATCAAAAGAGCACCGCTCTGATTGCCAGCTTGTTACTTTAGCTCTGGTGGTTGACGCTCATGGTTTTCCTATTCATAGTCAAATTTACAGTGGAAATCAGTCTGAACCACAGACACTACAAGATATCCTTGGTGAACTCTACGATCAGGAGCAAAACTTGTTTTCCCACTTGCGTCCAACAATTGTAATGGATCGCGGTATTGCTACAAAAGATAATATTCAAATACTAAAGGACAAGGAATATCCCTATATTGTAATTGAACGCAGGGCTACGGAAAAGGACTATATTAAAGAATTTGAGCAGGCTAAAGAATCATTTGCTAAGATTGACGGCTGCACTGACAGTGACTGGTTAAAAATATCCTCAAAAGGTAGTTTGTCTGAATCTGTCTATGTTAAGAAGATTGATACAGAAGAAAACTGCAGAGTTCTATGTATTAGCGAGGGCCGCGAGAATAAAGAGATTAGTATTGATAGCCTTAAAGAGGAACGTTTTAATCAAGACATTAGCCGGCTGCAAGGTTCAGTAACAAAAAAAACTATTAGATTAGCAGAAAAAGTTTCCGAAAGAATTGGCCGTCTAAAAGAACGTTATCCATCTATAGCTCCACATTACAATATTGTTTTGGAATACGACAACGAACAAAAAAATGTTGTAAACTTAACATTTAAAAAAAAGCCAACCAGGACTGAGCGTTCTATATTAACCGGATGTTATGTTATTGAGACCAGCCATAGAGAACTGTCAGCCGAGGAAATCTGGCAGTTATATATGACACTTGATCGAGTAGAAGAGTCCTTCCGGGCTTTAAAAACAGACTTGGGATTTAGACCGGTCCATCATCAGCTTGCTAAACGTACCGAGGCACATTTATTTATTTCTGTGTTAGCCTACCATTTACTAATCTGTATTGAGCGTAAATTAAGAATTAACGGTGATAAAAGGCGCTGGTCTACCATTCGTAAAGATCTCTCTACTCATCAGCGTACAACAGTTATCTTAATTGATGAAAATGATACTATTCATCATATACGTGTGTCTGGTATGCCAGAAAAAACACACAAAGATATTTACAGTCTCCTGAACGTGAAGGATCCACTTAAGAGGCAACATCATATAGTAGGATTGAGGTTGTAG
- a CDS encoding DUF5683 domain-containing protein, with translation MGQYKNVRIPRMAISEWNIAILHNKSPWMPMWWSLALPGLGHLCMGAYFQGIILMAWEIIINFKAHLNLAILYTFTGQFEKAQNVLDTGWLLFYGVVICFSVFDSYRRSVEYNKLARLERKQHYRKYIFMKMSSIGVSYIDRSNPWVATFWSAMLPGFGHIYNNKAIKGVIILGWTVLIIAFANMNDAIIATFTGNFEKASIGINYQWIMFFPSIYCFAIWDSYNDSVEINKLFIEEQRNYLSKQYT, from the coding sequence GTGGGACAGTATAAGAATGTTCGAATTCCAAGGATGGCTATTTCTGAGTGGAATATAGCCATATTACACAACAAAAGCCCGTGGATGCCTATGTGGTGGTCTCTTGCTTTGCCAGGTCTTGGACACCTTTGCATGGGAGCTTATTTTCAAGGAATAATTCTAATGGCATGGGAGATTATTATCAATTTCAAAGCCCATCTTAACCTGGCAATATTATATACATTCACCGGGCAGTTTGAAAAAGCACAAAACGTATTAGACACTGGTTGGCTGCTTTTTTATGGTGTGGTTATTTGTTTTTCTGTATTTGACAGCTATCGTAGGAGTGTCGAATATAACAAGTTAGCTCGTTTAGAACGAAAACAGCACTATCGCAAGTATATTTTCATGAAGATGTCGTCTATTGGTGTAAGCTATATTGATAGAAGTAATCCTTGGGTTGCAACCTTCTGGTCAGCTATGCTGCCAGGTTTTGGACATATATATAATAATAAGGCTATAAAAGGTGTTATTATACTCGGATGGACCGTATTGATTATAGCTTTTGCTAACATGAATGATGCTATTATTGCTACTTTTACCGGAAATTTTGAAAAAGCCAGTATAGGTATTAATTACCAATGGATAATGTTTTTTCCTTCAATATATTGTTTTGCCATATGGGATAGCTATAATGATTCTGTTGAAATAAATAAATTGTTTATTGAAGAACAAAGAAACTATCTGAGCAAGCAGTACACATAA
- a CDS encoding sulfurtransferase TusA family protein: MAQQIDARGLLCPEPVLRTKKEIDRIKNGIFTVIVDNNPAKENISRLAKNSGWSVNISDNGNDEYVLELSK, encoded by the coding sequence TTGGCTCAACAAATTGACGCCCGCGGCCTGCTCTGTCCGGAACCGGTTTTACGAACAAAAAAAGAAATAGACAGGATAAAAAATGGTATATTTACAGTAATTGTAGATAATAACCCGGCCAAAGAAAATATCAGCCGCTTAGCTAAAAACAGCGGCTGGTCTGTAAATATATCCGATAATGGAAACGATGAGTATGTTTTGGAGTTGTCTAAATAA
- the yedE gene encoding YedE family putative selenium transporter — protein sequence MNNKRLMVILTGGVLGLLAVVLVKYGNPPNMGYCIACFLRDISGGLGLHRADTVQYFRPEIFGLILGAFITALLTKEFKATGGSSPIIRFTLAFTGMIGMLVFLGCPVRAVLRLAGGDLNAAIGILGLIAGVAVGIQFLKNGFTLGRSLPINKANGYIYPLTAAAMLVLVFAGANFLFYSTKGPGSMHAPLLLSTIAGLIVGVLSQRSRFCMIGGIRDFILFRDTHLLYGFLSLLIVAFIGNMVLGSVKFGFANQPIAHSDGLWNFLGMMLAGWSSVLLGGCPLRQLIAASEGNTDCAITIVGLILGAAIAHNFGLAASPQGVPLAGQYATIIGLATVFGISFFTCTQALTGGVKVGSTN from the coding sequence TTGAACAACAAAAGATTAATGGTTATCCTTACCGGTGGAGTACTGGGTTTACTGGCAGTAGTACTGGTTAAATACGGCAACCCACCCAATATGGGTTACTGTATCGCATGCTTTCTAAGAGATATCAGCGGCGGCTTAGGTTTACACCGTGCTGATACCGTCCAATATTTTAGACCTGAAATATTCGGACTTATCTTGGGCGCATTTATCACAGCTCTACTTACTAAGGAATTTAAGGCCACAGGTGGTTCCAGCCCAATCATCAGGTTTACCTTAGCTTTTACGGGCATGATAGGCATGCTGGTATTTTTGGGATGTCCTGTACGCGCAGTACTCAGATTAGCAGGCGGAGATTTAAACGCAGCAATCGGCATACTTGGTCTGATTGCCGGAGTGGCAGTTGGAATTCAATTTTTAAAGAACGGCTTCACTTTAGGCAGAAGCCTCCCTATCAATAAAGCAAACGGGTATATTTATCCTCTTACTGCCGCAGCTATGTTAGTTTTAGTCTTTGCAGGAGCAAATTTTCTTTTTTACAGCACAAAAGGACCTGGCAGTATGCACGCACCTTTGCTTCTTTCAACTATTGCCGGTCTAATTGTGGGAGTTTTGTCCCAGCGCTCCAGGTTTTGCATGATTGGCGGTATTCGTGACTTCATCTTATTCAGAGATACCCACCTGCTTTATGGTTTCTTATCTTTATTAATAGTAGCTTTTATCGGTAATATGGTCTTAGGCAGTGTAAAATTCGGTTTTGCCAATCAGCCTATTGCCCATAGCGACGGCTTGTGGAATTTTCTTGGTATGATGCTGGCCGGTTGGTCTTCAGTGCTCCTGGGAGGATGCCCGCTGCGCCAGTTAATTGCCGCAAGCGAAGGCAACACAGATTGTGCCATTACTATAGTGGGTCTTATACTTGGGGCTGCCATAGCCCACAACTTCGGCTTGGCTGCCAGTCCTCAAGGTGTTCCTCTTGCCGGACAATACGCTACAATTATCGGGCTGGCAACGGTTTTTGGAATCAGTTTCTTTACCTGTACCCAGGCTCTCACAGGAGGTGTAAAAGTTGGCTCAACAAATTGA
- a CDS encoding reverse transcriptase domain-containing protein, whose translation MAKIADVAKAKPKEQFTSLAHLINEELLEICHHEMDPNKASGIDRVMKEKYGESLSNKLQDLVVQMKQHSYHPQPVKRVYIPKTGTKELRPLGIPAYEDKLVQAALSKILNAIYEADFMECSFGFRPNRGCHDALKVLNHIIEKSKINYIVDADIKGFFNHVDHQCLLKFIGHRIKDPNIHHLIIRLLKSGVMYKGEFSDTTEGTPQGGLCKA comes from the coding sequence TTGGCAAAGATAGCTGACGTTGCTAAAGCTAAGCCAAAAGAACAATTCACGTCTTTGGCGCATCTTATTAATGAGGAATTGCTGGAGATTTGCCATCATGAGATGGATCCAAACAAGGCATCTGGTATTGACCGAGTTATGAAGGAGAAATATGGAGAGAGTTTATCAAATAAACTTCAAGACTTGGTAGTACAAATGAAGCAACATTCGTATCATCCACAGCCAGTAAAGCGAGTCTATATACCTAAAACTGGAACAAAGGAGCTGAGGCCTCTAGGGATACCCGCTTATGAAGACAAATTAGTACAAGCTGCACTTAGCAAAATACTTAATGCTATATACGAAGCGGATTTTATGGAGTGCTCCTTTGGATTTCGACCAAATCGTGGATGTCACGATGCATTAAAAGTACTCAATCACATAATTGAAAAGAGCAAGATTAACTATATTGTAGATGCGGATATTAAAGGATTCTTTAATCACGTGGATCACCAGTGTTTATTGAAGTTCATAGGACATCGCATTAAAGATCCCAATATACACCATCTAATTATACGACTTCTAAAATCGGGAGTTATGTATAAAGGAGAATTCTCTGATACAACGGAAGGAACTCCACAAGGTGGATTATGCAAAGCTTAG
- a CDS encoding IS200/IS605 family element transposase accessory protein TnpB has product MKTTAMGIILELTAKQKEYIDNLMDNYCAAVRWAFKRLLDGWKVQDIRITVQGKFRLNSRQANDAVYDAQTTIKSQYKLVQMHYENAKAKVEFTEKRIAKAKSLAKIAKLQKRLEKEQRKLAFWQNHLDNNTFPPVVFGGKKLFQERCKGNITREEWQEVRSNRYLSRGDKTKGGNLNTRIYEDQDQIHLDIAADPVQKGKSVRYNRITVPIYLAQKPSKKTGKINGINYRQMVLDYLKTGSAYQVEILRRDGKYYVHVSIEEEVPMPYNHKGAFGIDTNPDGLGVTQVDCLGQYRGSEWLVQGEWTYARTNRRNNQTCEVAKKVILRAKEKGYALAVEDLKFKNDKSVTAKFNRMSHSFVWSKFLKAVDRCAAREGVPILKVKPAFTSVIGILKYQHMYGIAVHEAAGYVIARRGLGFDHEKIPKMLLDKLVKKKPEFKQMANWKQWSAVKKSVLAKIKKITKRKKVNSLVSWQIHRKNVLGIG; this is encoded by the coding sequence GTGAAGACAACGGCGATGGGAATAATCCTGGAACTGACAGCTAAACAGAAAGAATACATTGATAACCTCATGGATAATTACTGTGCCGCAGTTCGTTGGGCATTTAAAAGACTGCTGGATGGATGGAAAGTACAAGACATTCGTATAACTGTACAAGGAAAGTTCAGACTTAACTCCCGGCAGGCTAACGATGCAGTATATGATGCCCAGACCACAATCAAAAGCCAATATAAATTAGTGCAGATGCACTATGAAAACGCCAAAGCAAAGGTTGAATTTACAGAAAAGCGTATCGCCAAGGCTAAATCGCTGGCTAAGATTGCTAAACTGCAAAAACGGTTAGAAAAGGAACAGCGTAAACTGGCCTTCTGGCAAAATCACCTGGATAACAATACTTTTCCGCCTGTTGTATTCGGAGGAAAGAAGCTCTTTCAAGAACGCTGCAAAGGTAATATTACCAGAGAAGAGTGGCAGGAAGTCAGAAGTAACCGTTATCTATCACGGGGAGATAAAACCAAAGGCGGCAACCTAAATACCCGCATATACGAAGACCAAGACCAAATCCATCTTGATATAGCTGCCGACCCGGTACAGAAAGGGAAATCCGTTCGCTATAACCGCATAACGGTGCCGATTTATTTAGCTCAAAAGCCATCGAAAAAGACCGGCAAGATTAACGGTATCAACTACCGGCAAATGGTTTTGGATTATCTTAAAACAGGCAGTGCCTATCAGGTAGAAATCCTCCGCAGAGACGGGAAATATTACGTCCATGTGAGTATTGAAGAAGAAGTTCCGATGCCATATAACCATAAGGGTGCATTTGGCATAGACACCAATCCGGACGGATTAGGCGTAACCCAGGTAGACTGTCTGGGGCAATACCGGGGCAGTGAATGGCTTGTCCAAGGCGAATGGACTTATGCCAGAACAAACCGGAGAAATAACCAGACCTGCGAAGTGGCTAAGAAAGTGATCCTCCGGGCTAAAGAAAAAGGTTACGCCCTGGCGGTAGAGGACTTGAAGTTTAAAAATGACAAGTCCGTAACGGCCAAGTTTAACCGAATGAGTCACAGTTTTGTCTGGTCGAAGTTTCTAAAAGCAGTTGACCGGTGTGCTGCCCGTGAGGGAGTGCCGATATTAAAGGTAAAACCGGCTTTTACTTCGGTCATAGGCATCCTAAAATACCAGCACATGTACGGCATAGCTGTTCACGAAGCGGCAGGCTATGTCATAGCCCGGCGTGGCTTGGGCTTTGATCATGAGAAGATACCCAAGATGTTGCTTGATAAACTGGTTAAAAAGAAACCTGAATTTAAACAAATGGCAAATTGGAAACAATGGTCGGCAGTTAAAAAGTCTGTGCTGGCCAAGATTAAAAAAATCACGAAAAGGAAGAAGGTGAATAGCCTGGTTTCATGGCAGATTCACCGGAAAAATGTGTTAGGTATAGGTTAA
- a CDS encoding MerR family DNA-binding transcriptional regulator, with translation MENYISIGKAAKYLGVSINTLRVWEKKKILVPERTPTGHRRYKMSQVESFEGKKYSRIQNTVFLYARVSTQKQADAGNLDRQIGRLTEYASNNKYAIQAVFRDIASGLNENRGGRVAKKLSKVIESEVTTSEDNGDGNNPGTDS, from the coding sequence ATGGAAAACTATATAAGTATTGGCAAAGCAGCTAAATATTTAGGGGTTAGTATTAATACTTTACGTGTTTGGGAAAAGAAAAAGATATTAGTTCCAGAAAGAACTCCTACTGGCCATCGCCGCTATAAAATGTCCCAAGTAGAATCCTTTGAGGGCAAAAAATATAGCCGAATTCAAAATACCGTATTTCTCTACGCCAGGGTATCTACGCAAAAACAGGCTGATGCCGGGAATCTTGATCGACAAATAGGAAGGCTTACTGAATATGCATCAAATAACAAATATGCTATTCAGGCTGTTTTTCGTGATATTGCCAGTGGTTTAAATGAAAACCGTGGCGGCAGAGTAGCAAAAAAGCTGTCAAAGGTCATTGAAAGCGAGGTGACTACCAGTGAAGACAACGGCGATGGGAATAATCCTGGAACTGACAGCTAA
- the asnB gene encoding asparagine synthase (glutamine-hydrolyzing): MCGITGWVDWEKDLRNQSALIESMTNTLQHRGPDAKGIWLSSRAALGHRRLIVIDPEGGLQPMVYTSGEHTYALNYNGEIYNFRELRKELEDRGHKFCSQSDTEVVLRSYLEWGENCVCHLNGIFAFGLWDEYRQQLFLARDHLGVKPLFYAKRGSALLFGSELKALLAHPLIKPELDAEGLVEVLNAFPLHTPGHGVFHNVYELRPGHRLVCNHKGEHISQYWSLLSAPHTDDLETTAQRIQDLLKDTVGRQLIADVPVVTLLSGGLDSSGLTALAAGEFHKEGKQLHTYSVDFKESERYFVTSAIHESLDTPWVKHVSEYVGSKHHTITLDTPELLDNLLVPMYAHDHPAYGQIETSMYLLFKAMKQDATVALSGESADEVFGGYQWYNNEDLLNVPIFPWIAQFAKTRAAGEISSWLAPEVLEATKPREYIAKLYREALTEVPRLEGEDTLAAKRREAFYLNLTRFLPIMLDRKDRMSMAVGFEVRVPFCDYRLVEYVWNVPWEMKTVDSIEKGILRRAFAGILPEDARNRRKSGYPTSQHPSYVRGVREAVLQILNDVNAPIRPFINVPFIKDMVENKLPAMTHAFNVNPLERIIQLNFWLKDYKVIILAM, translated from the coding sequence ATGTGTGGGATTACGGGATGGGTTGACTGGGAAAAGGATCTGAGGAATCAGAGTGCTTTAATCGAATCCATGACTAACACATTACAACACCGAGGTCCGGATGCAAAAGGCATCTGGCTATCCTCCAGGGCTGCATTAGGTCATAGACGTCTAATTGTAATCGATCCGGAGGGCGGTTTACAGCCGATGGTTTATACTTCAGGCGAGCATACTTACGCCCTGAACTATAATGGAGAGATTTATAACTTCCGGGAGTTGCGAAAGGAACTTGAGGATCGGGGACATAAATTCTGCTCCCAATCAGACACCGAAGTAGTACTTCGTTCTTACTTAGAATGGGGAGAGAATTGTGTTTGTCATCTAAACGGTATTTTTGCCTTTGGCCTTTGGGATGAATACAGGCAGCAATTGTTTCTGGCAAGGGATCACCTGGGTGTAAAGCCACTGTTCTATGCAAAACGGGGCAGTGCCTTACTTTTTGGTTCAGAACTAAAAGCGCTGCTGGCCCACCCATTGATTAAACCGGAGCTGGATGCAGAAGGCTTAGTGGAAGTTTTAAATGCCTTCCCGCTGCACACTCCGGGTCATGGTGTTTTTCATAATGTTTACGAGCTGCGTCCGGGTCACCGTTTGGTTTGTAATCATAAGGGTGAACACATTAGCCAGTACTGGTCTCTGCTCAGCGCACCTCATACAGATGATCTGGAAACAACCGCCCAGCGAATTCAAGACCTGTTAAAAGATACGGTTGGTCGTCAACTGATAGCAGATGTTCCTGTTGTCACCCTGTTGTCAGGGGGTCTTGACTCCAGCGGACTTACTGCCCTGGCTGCTGGGGAATTTCACAAGGAAGGAAAACAGCTTCATACTTATTCTGTGGATTTTAAGGAAAGCGAGCGGTATTTTGTAACCAGCGCAATACATGAAAGCCTGGACACCCCCTGGGTCAAACATGTTTCCGAATATGTCGGGTCCAAGCATCATACTATAACCCTTGATACACCGGAGCTATTAGACAATCTGCTGGTGCCTATGTATGCTCATGATCACCCGGCATACGGACAGATAGAGACTTCCATGTATCTGCTGTTTAAGGCTATGAAGCAGGACGCCACCGTTGCTTTATCCGGTGAATCAGCTGATGAGGTTTTCGGCGGGTATCAATGGTATAACAATGAGGATTTACTCAATGTGCCTATCTTCCCCTGGATTGCGCAATTTGCAAAAACCAGAGCGGCCGGTGAAATATCCTCCTGGCTCGCGCCTGAGGTTCTGGAAGCAACCAAACCAAGAGAGTATATTGCCAAATTATACCGGGAGGCTCTGACAGAAGTACCGCGGCTTGAGGGCGAGGATACCCTGGCGGCAAAGCGACGCGAGGCATTTTACTTAAATCTGACACGTTTTCTACCCATCATGCTGGACCGTAAAGATAGAATGAGTATGGCCGTTGGCTTTGAAGTTCGGGTACCGTTTTGTGATTATCGTCTGGTGGAGTATGTCTGGAATGTGCCGTGGGAAATGAAAACTGTCGATAGCATTGAAAAAGGCATTTTACGCCGGGCCTTCGCCGGCATTCTGCCGGAAGATGCGAGAAACAGGCGCAAAAGCGGCTATCCCACTTCCCAGCATCCCTCATATGTGCGGGGAGTACGAGAAGCAGTATTACAAATTCTAAATGATGTTAACGCACCAATCAGACCATTTATCAATGTCCCGTTTATTAAAGACATGGTTGAGAACAAACTGCCTGCAATGACACATGCATTCAATGTAAATCCCCTGGAACGTATAATTCAGCTCAATTTCTGGCTTAAAGACTATAAAGTGATTATTCTGGCTATGTAA
- a CDS encoding GntR family transcriptional regulator, translating to MSQSFNTTQPIYLQIIQRLCRQVIRGELGSGDKLPSVRDLAVQMGVNPNTAQRVYAEMERLQVAETRRGLGTFITENESRLKQLREELKKELISNFIADMQEMGYMDSEIVEGVRENLNKV from the coding sequence ATGAGCCAGTCTTTTAATACCACTCAACCTATTTATCTGCAAATAATCCAACGGCTTTGCCGCCAGGTTATTCGCGGTGAATTAGGAAGCGGAGATAAGCTGCCCTCAGTACGTGATCTGGCAGTGCAAATGGGTGTTAATCCCAACACCGCACAGCGTGTCTATGCAGAAATGGAACGCCTTCAGGTCGCCGAAACAAGGCGAGGTTTAGGAACCTTCATAACTGAGAATGAGAGCAGACTTAAACAGCTTAGAGAAGAACTCAAAAAAGAATTAATTAGTAATTTTATTGCTGATATGCAGGAAATGGGTTATATGGATTCTGAAATTGTAGAAGGCGTACGTGAAAACCTAAATAAAGTGTGA